The region ATACTAGCCAATGGTGCTTTATCTGGTGGAGGAACCGAATACGAGATACGTAAAAAACTGATTGAAAATAAGTTGGTAGAAGCCATTTTAGTGTTGCCACAAAATATGTTTTATACCACCAATATTTCGGTAACCATCTGGATTTTAAATAATAATAAAAAAGAAAGACAGGTTAAGATTAATGATGTTGAAAAGACGTATAGAAATAGAGAAGACGAAATTTTATTTTTTGATTTAAGAGAAACAGGAGTTCCTTTCGAAAAGAAGTTCATTCAGTTTAGTACTGATAATATTGAAAATATAGCCGAAACATTACACACTTGGCAACAAGATTCAGGGACTTACAAAAACATTCCAGAATTTTGCTACTCAGCAACTTTAGAAGACGTACGAAAAAAGGACTACTCTTTAGTGCCAAGTAAATACATAGAGTTTGTAAATCGAGACGAGAACATCAATTTTGATGACAAGATGAAAAGTTTACAGACTGAATTTGCGGAGCTCTTAAAAGAAGAAGCACAATCTAAAACCGAATTACTAAACGTCTTTAAAGAATTAGGTTATGAAATCGAATTATAGAAAAATAGGCGATTTCATTCAACAAGTTAATACTAAAAATGCAGATGGAAGTATTGAGCTATTACTTGGTGTTAATTTAGATAAAGTATTTATAAATTCTGTAGCCAACACAATTGGAACAGATATGACTAAATATAAAGTCATTAAAAAAGGTCAGTTTGGTTGTAAGTTAATGAGTGTTGGTAGAGATAAAAAATTACCTATTTCTAGATTAGTAGATTATGAAAAAGCAATAATTTCATCAGCTTATTATGTTTTTGAAGTTGTAGATGAAAATATATTGAATCCAGAATATTTAATGATGTGGTTTTTAAGACCTGAATCGGATAGATATTTATGGTTTCAAAGTGGAGGTGATGTTAGAGGAAGAATTACTTGGGATGATTTATGTCAACTACCAATTAAAGTACCATCCATAGAAAAACAACGCGAAATAGTTAAAGAATACAACAGCATCATCAACCGTATAAAACTAAACGAAACCCTAAACCATAAACTAGAAGACACCGCACAAGCCTTGTATAAACATTGGTTTGTAGATTTTGAGTTTCCTATTAACCTCTGTCACCTCGAGCGCAGTCGAGAGGTTTCAATAGAATCTCTAAATAACATTGACTATTCAAAAGGCTATAAATCTTCTGGAGGTAAAATGGTTTATAATGAGGAGTTGGATATGGAGATTCCTGAGGGTTGGGAAGACACTAAGTTAAGTGAATTGCTTGAAGTTAAATACGGTAAAGATTATAAACATCTAGAAGCTGGAGATATTCCATTATATGGTTCTGGTGGAATTATGGGATATTATAATAAAGCACTTTATGAAAAACCTTCAATTTTAATTCCAAGAAAAGGTTCTTTGGATAATATACTTTTTGTAGATGAACCATTTTGGTCTGTGGACACAATGTTTTATACTATTATTAAGGAAGAAAGCTATATCAACTATTTGTTTCAGTTTTTGAAAAAAATTGACTATTACTCATTAAATGTTGGTTCAGCTGTGCCAAGTATGACAACAAAAGTTCTTAATGATATATCGATAATATTGCCATTGCCAAAAATTTTAGAACGCTATGAGAATTTAACATCAAAAATGTTTAGAATAGTCAAACAGAATGATAGACAGAATTTTATTTTAGTAGAATTAGCAAGTACTATTCTTTCCAAAATGTCAAAAGTAGAAACCAAAACAGTAGAAGTTTAAAGCCTATGAAATATAAATATCAATTAATAGTTTTAGGTAATCTTGGTAGTCTTTCAAATAAAGTAATAGATTTATTTTATAAAAAAATAGAGGAACTAAAACTAGAGCGAGACTATTTTAAGATAATAAACCACGGAAATTTTAATACAGAGTATAGTGGTAATCAGCCAGCATTTGCAATATATTTTGGTGATGAAAATGGAAGTTTTAAAGACGTAACAATAACGGATATTTTAGTAAAAGATGGTACTTTAATACTACCAGTCTATTATACAGAAAACAGCTTCAATGATGAGATTCCTAAAATACTTGAAAATCAAAATGGTCTGTTATATGATTCTACTAAGGATATAAAAATTGTTAATCTAGCACTAGAAGCTTTTGAATTATTACGGTCTTCTAGAAAAGTATTTGTGAGTTATAAGAGAAGTGAATCTTCATCTGTGGCAATTCAATTATATGAAGCCTTAGAAAGAAATAATTTTGATGTCTTTTTAGATACACATTCTATAAAGCCTGGAGAACCTTTTCAAGAAGAACTTTGGCATAGAATGACAGATTGTGATGTCATTGTACTCTTAAACACACCTAAATTTTTAGAAAGCTATTGGTGTACAGAAGAAATTGCAGAAGCTAACGCAAAACAAATAGGTATAATTCAATTGGTATGGCCTAACCATAAATTAGAAGCTATGGCTCATGTTTGTCTGCCTATTCAACTTAAAGATAATAATTTTAAAAATGATGTATTTGATAATGAAAATTTATCTAAACTAACGGAAACCTTTGTAAATGATTTGGTAAAAGAGGTAGAGTCTATGAGAGCCAGAAATCTAGCATCTAGACAAGATAATTTAATTACAGAGTTTACCAATTTTGCATCTAAACATGGTAAAAAAATAAACTTGCAACCAGAACGCTTTATTTCTGAAGAATTAGATAATGGAAAAAGAAGAATTTTTATTCCAACTGTAGGTGTACCACAATCGGTAAATTGTAATCAATCAGAAGAAATCATTAAAGAAATTAAGGACTACCAAGTGGATAGTGTTCATTTAATTTACGATGATTTAAAAATTAGAGATAAATGGCTTGATCATTTAGATTGGTTAAATGGGTATTTAAAGGTTCAGACAATTAAAAAACAAAATTTTGACGAATGGCTAGCAAGGAATTAAAAAACATATTTCTTTCAGCAAGCATACCACTTCCTGAAAGAGACGCAAAGTACTATGAAACAGCAGACGTTATTGCAATTCGTGATGCTGTTATTGCATTGTGCACAACTGTATTACCAAATCATAGATTAATTTGGGGAGGACATCCATCAATTACACCTTTAGTAAACTATGTTTTGCAAAAGTTGAATATGGATGTTCAAGACCATGTAACATTGTATCAATCCCGTTTTTTTGAGAGATTTTACCCTGAAGATAATAATAAATTCGAAAACGTAATACTTACGCCTACCATGGAAGATAGAGATAATAGTTTAAGGCTAATGCGAGAATTAATGCTAGGAGATAAAGAGTTTGCTGCTGGTATTTTTATTGGAGGAATGGACGGTGTGGAAGACGAATATAAAATGTTTAGAGAATTACATCCAGAAGCTCTAATAATTCCACTAGCTAGTACAGGAGCAGCTGCAAAATTTATATATGAAAATAGCATTAATAGAAATGAAAGATTTCAAAATGACTATGCGTTTTCTTCAACATTTCAAGAACTTCTAATTGATAAAATATAGTTATGGGAAGAAAAGTATTTGTGTCGTATAAATATGGAGATACACATGTGCCAGATTTAAATAAGGTAGATGAAATTGAGATTTTTGGAAGAACTTATAGAACGGCGAGAGCAACAAGAGTTAGGGATTATGTGGATGAGTTACAAGAAATAATAGGTAAGGATAATATTAATTTAGGTGAAAAAGATGGGGAAAGTCTTCAGCATTTTGCTGATGAAACTATTAAGTCTGCTTTAAAAGATAAAATTTTTAATAGTAGTGTAACAATTGTTATGATTTCAAAAGGAATGAAAGAAACATATAAAGCTGAAAGCGACCAATGGATACCATGGGAGATTTCTTATTCTTTAAGACAAACGACAAGAGCAGATAGAACCAGTAGAATGAATGGAGTTATTGCAGTGGTTTTACCTGATGAAAATAACTCTTATGATTGGTATATTACTCATGATTCAGAATGTAATTGTACTAACTATAATACTTCTAAATTATTTCAAATTATAAAAGCGAATATGTTTAATGAGAAAAAACCGAATAAAAGAGTCTGTAACGGATATTATGTGTATTCAGGTGAATTTTCTTATATATTAAATGTTAAGTGGGAAGATTTTAAAGTAGCCCATAAATCATATATAGAAAGAGCTGTTGAAATTAGAGATAACAAAGAATTATATGATACGCACATAAATATATAGCTTAACGAAATAATAGTTTAACTATGCATACCGAACAACAACAAGCCTTTTTAATAGAAGAAATTTGGTTACTCACCCTTGGTGGTGCGTTTCAGCACACAGGTATTTACAAACCTAAGACCAAAGAAAAAGAACGTACCTATTTTAGAACCATGCTTAGAGGCTATGTAGAGCATACCATTGTAAGTCAATATAAAACACCAATAACAGAGGATAGCATTCATCTAGAAAATATACAAGCCATAAGTAGGTTTACAGAAAACTTTAGTCATGTATTAAAAGCACCTATTAATATCGGTGTCAGCCAAAAATTACTTAATCTGGCTTTAAAATATTACTGGTGTTTGGGTATCATACCAGAACCACCACATTGCCCTGTAGACAGAATTATACAAATACGCTTATACAAGCAACCTTTAGTGAATTGGACGCAATTAGAATGTGCAGATACCTATATGCAAATTATGCAAGATATAAGACGTAAAGCTAAAGAGAGCCAGCAAAGCATCGCACAATGGGAGTTGGTTAATTTTGATAGACGACAAATGATTTTAAAATGAACAAATTTACAGAAGCACAATTAGAAAACGTTTTTATAGAGCTATTGGGTAACGAAGGCATTCCGCATGTGTTAGGTAATACCATTGCACGCCAACAAGAAGAAGTGCTTATCAAAGCCGATATTAAAAGCTATTTGCAAAGCCAATATAAAAACGAACACATAACAGAGGCCGAAATTAATTCGGTAATCCGTAAGCTAGAAGTGTTTAGTGCTTCAGATTTGTACGAGTCTAACAAACAAATCATAAAATTGGTGTGTAATGGCTTTCAACTAGAGCGGGAAGACCGTTCTAAAAAAGACTTATACATTCATCTTATAGATTATTCAGATAAAGACAACAATACCTATAAAATTGTTAACCAGTTAGAAATTTATGGTTACGAAAAGCGTATACCAGATGGTATTTTATATATCAATGGCTTACCTTTAGTCGTCTTTGAGTTTAAAACAGCTATTCAAGAAAATGTAACTATTTGGAATGCATACGACCAATTAACTAATAGGTATAGAAGAGATATTCCAGAACTCTTCAAGTACAATGCCTTTTGTATTATTAGCGATGGGGTAAATAGTAAAATGGGCTCGTTTTTCTCAAATTATGAGTTCTATTATGCATGGCGTAAAGTCTTAGGCTTAGACAAAGAAGTAGATGGTATTAATAGCATGTACACCATGATACAAGGTTTGTTTAACAAAAACAGACTGCGTGAGGTCATTCATAATTTTATATACTTTCCAGATTCTAATAAACACGAGCTTAAAATAGTATGTCGTTATCCGCAATATTATGCAGCAACCAAGTTATTAGAAAACATAAAGGAACACCAAAAACCGCTAGGCGATGGTAAAGGTGGTACTTATTTTGGAGCGACTGGTTGTGGTAAGAGTTATACCATGTTGTTTTTGTCGAGATTGCTAATGCGTAGTCCGCATTTTAAAAGTCCAACACTTATTATCATTACAGACCGTACCGATTTAGACGACCAATTATCGGGGCAGTTTACCAATGCAAAAGAATATGTTGGGGATAATAATATCATTAGAGTACAAAGTAGAAATGAATTAAAAACATTACTTCAAAACCGTAAAAGTGGTGGAGTATTTTTAACTACCATTCATAAGTTTACAGAAGACCTAGACGTGTTAACCGATAGAACCAATGTGATTTGTATTTCAGACGAAGCACACCGTAGTCAAATTAATCTAGACCAAAAAGTAACAGTTACCGAAGATGGTGTAAAAAAGACCTATGGTTTTGCAAAGTATTTACACGATTCTTTACCTAATGCCACCTATGTTGGTTTTACAGGCACACCAATAGATGCCACGTTAAATGTGTTTGGAGATATTATAGATTCCTACACCATGACAGAGTCCGAAAAAGACGAAATTACAGTGCGTATTGTCTATGAAGGTCGTGCAGCTAAAGTAGTCTTAGAGAATTCCAAATTAGAAGAAATTGAAGCCTATTATAACCAATGTGCAGAAGAAGGTGCAAACGATTACCAAATAGAGGAAAGTAAAAAAGCATCTGCCAATATGAATGCTATTATTGGCGATCCAGACCGATTAAAAGCGGTGGCAGAAGATTTTGTAAAGCATTATGAAACCAGAATAGAGGAGGGGGCAACCATAAAAGGGAAAGCTTTGTTTGTATGTAGTTCTAGGCCTATAGCTTTTAATCTATATCAAGAAATTATTGCATTACGTCCAGAATGGGCTGAGGTTAAGGCTTTTGAGGAAGGGTCAACACTCACGGAAAAAGAGAAGAAGGACATCAAAACCATGGAACGCATTAAAATGATAATGACACGCGGTAAAGACGACCCAGAAGAGATGTATAATTTATTGGGGACTAAAGACGATAGAAAAGAATTAGACCGCCAGTTTAAAAACGAAAAGTCTAACTTTAAAATCGCCATAGTGGTAGATATGTGGCTTACAGGTTTTGATGTGCCATTTTTAGATACCATGTATATAGACAAACCCATACAGCAACATAATTTAATACAAACCATATCTAGAGTAAATAGAAAGTACAAGACCAAATCCAAAGGTTTAGTGGTAGATTATATAGGCTTTAAAAAACAAATGAATTTAGCCTTAAAACAATATTCTGCCGTAGATAGTCAGAATTTTGAAGACATACAAACTTCTATTGTAGTGGTTAAAGACCAGTTAGATTTGTTAGCAAAACTGTTTCATAAGTTTGATGCCTCAAATTATTTTTCTGGAGAAGGAAGCAAACAATTAGAATGCTTAAACTTAGCTGCAGAATTTGTACAACGTACAAAACAAATAGAAACCCGTTTTATGAATATTGTAAAACGTTTAAAAGCCGCTTACGATATTTGTTGTGGTGCCAATGCATTTACGGAAGAACAAAAAGACCATATACATTTTTACCTTGCCATTCGTTCTATTGTATTCAAACTAACCAAAGGCGATGCACCAGATACCGCACAAATGAATGCAAGAGTGCGCGAAATGATAAAAGAAGCTTTGCAGAGCGATGGGGTAGAAGAGATTTTTAAGCTAGGCGAAGACCAACAAACCGAAATAGATATTTTTGACGATGCGTATCTAGCTAAAATTGATAAAATAAAATTACCAAATACCAAAATAAAACTCTTGCAGCAGCTACTATTAAAAGCCATAGATGAGCTTAAAAAAACAAACAAAATGCAAGGGATTGATTTCTCTAAAAAGTTTAAAAGTATAGTAGATAGATATAATGAGCGCAGTGAACAAGATATACTACAAAGTAACGT is a window of Formosa sediminum DNA encoding:
- a CDS encoding restriction endonuclease subunit S encodes the protein MKSNYRKIGDFIQQVNTKNADGSIELLLGVNLDKVFINSVANTIGTDMTKYKVIKKGQFGCKLMSVGRDKKLPISRLVDYEKAIISSAYYVFEVVDENILNPEYLMMWFLRPESDRYLWFQSGGDVRGRITWDDLCQLPIKVPSIEKQREIVKEYNSIINRIKLNETLNHKLEDTAQALYKHWFVDFEFPINLCHLERSREVSIESLNNIDYSKGYKSSGGKMVYNEELDMEIPEGWEDTKLSELLEVKYGKDYKHLEAGDIPLYGSGGIMGYYNKALYEKPSILIPRKGSLDNILFVDEPFWSVDTMFYTIIKEESYINYLFQFLKKIDYYSLNVGSAVPSMTTKVLNDISIILPLPKILERYENLTSKMFRIVKQNDRQNFILVELASTILSKMSKVETKTVEV
- a CDS encoding SLOG domain-containing protein, with product MASKELKNIFLSASIPLPERDAKYYETADVIAIRDAVIALCTTVLPNHRLIWGGHPSITPLVNYVLQKLNMDVQDHVTLYQSRFFERFYPEDNNKFENVILTPTMEDRDNSLRLMRELMLGDKEFAAGIFIGGMDGVEDEYKMFRELHPEALIIPLASTGAAAKFIYENSINRNERFQNDYAFSSTFQELLIDKI
- a CDS encoding type I restriction endonuclease subunit R yields the protein MNKFTEAQLENVFIELLGNEGIPHVLGNTIARQQEEVLIKADIKSYLQSQYKNEHITEAEINSVIRKLEVFSASDLYESNKQIIKLVCNGFQLEREDRSKKDLYIHLIDYSDKDNNTYKIVNQLEIYGYEKRIPDGILYINGLPLVVFEFKTAIQENVTIWNAYDQLTNRYRRDIPELFKYNAFCIISDGVNSKMGSFFSNYEFYYAWRKVLGLDKEVDGINSMYTMIQGLFNKNRLREVIHNFIYFPDSNKHELKIVCRYPQYYAATKLLENIKEHQKPLGDGKGGTYFGATGCGKSYTMLFLSRLLMRSPHFKSPTLIIITDRTDLDDQLSGQFTNAKEYVGDNNIIRVQSRNELKTLLQNRKSGGVFLTTIHKFTEDLDVLTDRTNVICISDEAHRSQINLDQKVTVTEDGVKKTYGFAKYLHDSLPNATYVGFTGTPIDATLNVFGDIIDSYTMTESEKDEITVRIVYEGRAAKVVLENSKLEEIEAYYNQCAEEGANDYQIEESKKASANMNAIIGDPDRLKAVAEDFVKHYETRIEEGATIKGKALFVCSSRPIAFNLYQEIIALRPEWAEVKAFEEGSTLTEKEKKDIKTMERIKMIMTRGKDDPEEMYNLLGTKDDRKELDRQFKNEKSNFKIAIVVDMWLTGFDVPFLDTMYIDKPIQQHNLIQTISRVNRKYKTKSKGLVVDYIGFKKQMNLALKQYSAVDSQNFEDIQTSIVVVKDQLDLLAKLFHKFDASNYFSGEGSKQLECLNLAAEFVQRTKQIETRFMNIVKRLKAAYDICCGANAFTEEQKDHIHFYLAIRSIVFKLTKGDAPDTAQMNARVREMIKEALQSDGVEEIFKLGEDQQTEIDIFDDAYLAKIDKIKLPNTKIKLLQQLLLKAIDELKKTNKMQGIDFSKKFKSIVDRYNERSEQDILQSNVLEDFTDEIIDLYHELRKEKESFQDMGIDFEEKAFYDILKAIAHKYDFDYPEDKLIHLSKEVKKVVDDKAKYTDWNQRDDIKAELKVDLIILLAENDYPPVTKDEVFKEIFEQAENFKKYNNS
- a CDS encoding TIR domain-containing protein — protein: MGRKVFVSYKYGDTHVPDLNKVDEIEIFGRTYRTARATRVRDYVDELQEIIGKDNINLGEKDGESLQHFADETIKSALKDKIFNSSVTIVMISKGMKETYKAESDQWIPWEISYSLRQTTRADRTSRMNGVIAVVLPDENNSYDWYITHDSECNCTNYNTSKLFQIIKANMFNEKKPNKRVCNGYYVYSGEFSYILNVKWEDFKVAHKSYIERAVEIRDNKELYDTHINI
- a CDS encoding toll/interleukin-1 receptor domain-containing protein produces the protein MKYKYQLIVLGNLGSLSNKVIDLFYKKIEELKLERDYFKIINHGNFNTEYSGNQPAFAIYFGDENGSFKDVTITDILVKDGTLILPVYYTENSFNDEIPKILENQNGLLYDSTKDIKIVNLALEAFELLRSSRKVFVSYKRSESSSVAIQLYEALERNNFDVFLDTHSIKPGEPFQEELWHRMTDCDVIVLLNTPKFLESYWCTEEIAEANAKQIGIIQLVWPNHKLEAMAHVCLPIQLKDNNFKNDVFDNENLSKLTETFVNDLVKEVESMRARNLASRQDNLITEFTNFASKHGKKINLQPERFISEELDNGKRRIFIPTVGVPQSVNCNQSEEIIKEIKDYQVDSVHLIYDDLKIRDKWLDHLDWLNGYLKVQTIKKQNFDEWLARN